The following are from one region of the Coffea eugenioides isolate CCC68of chromosome 2, Ceug_1.0, whole genome shotgun sequence genome:
- the LOC113761992 gene encoding uncharacterized protein LOC113761992, with protein sequence MMNITGSLFRRLTIREVITSTPVYSSATDASGDGLSLVFRRWATKKTAGSTKNGRDSKPKNLGVKKFGGERVIPGNIIVRQRGTRFHPGDYVGMGKDHTLFALKEGCVKFERHKLTGRKWVHVEPKEGHEIHPVYSSGAAPKMKTTA encoded by the exons ATGATGAACATTACTGGATCCCTGTTTAGGAGGTTGACCATCAGAGAAGTAATCACCAGTACTCCTGTCTACAGTTCTGCAACCG ATGCATCTGGAGACGGCTTAAGCTTGGTATTCAGGCGATGGGCTACCAAAAAGACTGCTGGATCAACCAAGAATGGGCGAGACTCTAAACCCAAAAATCTCGGTGTGAAGAAATTTGGTGGAGAG AGGGTGATCCCGGGAAATATCATTGTTCGACAACGGGGAACCCGTTTCCATCCTGGTGATTACGTTGGAATGGGGAAAGATCACACGCTTTTTGCTTTAAAAGAAGGATGTGTTAAGTTTGAACGACATAAACTGACTGGACGTAAGTGGGTGCATGTTGAGCCCAAGGAGGGTCATGAAATTCACCCGGTTTACTCAAGTGGTGCAGCTCCTAAGATGAAGACAACTGCTTAG